Proteins found in one Nostoc sp. NIES-3756 genomic segment:
- a CDS encoding glycosyltransferase family 4 protein — MNSHTEKRIALISVHGDPAIEIGKEEAGGQNVYVREVGKALAQLGWQVDMFSRRVSPEQELIVHHSPLCRTIRLTAGPEEFVPRDNGFQYLPEFVKQLLRFQKENNFTYPIVHTNYWLSSWVGMQLKEIQGSKQVHTYHSLGAVKYKAIDTIPLIATKRLSVEKQVLETAERIVATSPQEQQHMRSLVSTKGYIDIVPCGTDIQRFGSIARQAARAELGIDQDAKVVLYVGRFDPRKGIETIVRAVNKSQLRNSGKLKLIIGGGSTPGNSDGRERDRIEGIVQELGMADIASFPGRLSQDILPAYYAAADVCVVPSHYEPFGLVAIESMASGTPVVASDVGGLQFTVISEKTGLLVPPKDVAAFKTAIDRILLNPAWRDELGVAARRHTTDKFSWDGVAFQLDEIYNQLLTQQFKEAALISK, encoded by the coding sequence ATGAACTCTCACACTGAAAAACGTATAGCTCTAATTTCAGTTCACGGAGACCCAGCAATCGAAATTGGTAAGGAAGAAGCTGGAGGGCAAAATGTTTATGTGCGTGAAGTGGGCAAAGCATTAGCTCAATTAGGATGGCAAGTGGATATGTTTAGCCGCAGAGTAAGTCCTGAACAAGAGTTAATTGTTCACCACAGCCCACTTTGTCGCACAATTAGATTAACAGCAGGGCCAGAGGAATTTGTCCCTAGAGATAACGGTTTTCAATATTTACCAGAATTTGTCAAACAATTACTACGCTTCCAAAAGGAAAACAACTTCACCTACCCAATAGTGCATACAAACTACTGGCTTTCTAGCTGGGTGGGAATGCAGTTAAAAGAAATTCAAGGCAGCAAGCAAGTTCATACATACCACTCATTAGGAGCAGTTAAGTACAAGGCTATAGATACAATTCCTCTAATTGCAACTAAGCGTTTATCTGTAGAAAAACAAGTACTAGAAACAGCAGAAAGAATTGTTGCTACCAGTCCTCAAGAACAGCAACATATGCGATCGCTAGTTTCCACTAAAGGTTACATTGATATAGTTCCTTGTGGCACTGATATTCAACGCTTTGGTTCCATCGCCAGACAAGCAGCTAGAGCAGAATTAGGTATTGATCAAGATGCCAAAGTTGTTTTATATGTAGGACGTTTTGATCCCCGTAAAGGGATAGAAACTATAGTCCGCGCAGTCAACAAGTCTCAGTTACGTAACTCTGGTAAACTCAAGCTGATTATTGGTGGTGGTAGTACCCCTGGTAATAGCGATGGTAGAGAGCGCGATCGCATCGAAGGCATTGTGCAAGAATTGGGAATGGCTGATATCGCTAGTTTCCCTGGTCGCCTGAGTCAAGATATTCTCCCAGCCTACTATGCTGCGGCTGATGTTTGCGTTGTTCCTAGTCATTATGAACCATTTGGGCTTGTGGCGATTGAATCTATGGCGAGTGGAACACCAGTAGTAGCAAGTGATGTTGGTGGACTTCAGTTTACAGTAATCTCTGAGAAAACAGGTTTATTAGTACCACCAAAAGATGTGGCTGCTTTCAAAACGGCAATTGATCGAATTTTGCTCAACCCCGCATGGCGAGATGAATTAGGCGTAGCCGCCAGAAGACACACTACCGATAAATTTAGCTGGGATGGGGTAGCATTCCAACTTGATGAAATATACAATCAGTTGTTGACGCAACAATTTAAAGAAGCAGCATTGATCAGTAAGTAG